From Verrucomicrobiia bacterium, the proteins below share one genomic window:
- a CDS encoding ATP phosphoribosyltransferase regulatory subunit, producing RADKPQKGRYREFYQCDVDIVGQEAPLADAELVAMTYEVLTALGFSNFSIRVNHRQILSALAEWAGIAKEKQGGFFSALDKLDKVGLDGVKKELGEQGLSPEAAKKILPVIEANSLDFLRQGLGHTEKGKKAIEETETLMTYCARLGIPAEAAAFDVSLARGLDYYTGPIFETVLSDAKIGSVTGGGRYDHLIGLFTGKEVPATGSSFGLERIIDVLEERGKLEEAAGVTQAVVLPFDEASLVYGLEVAAFLRKKKVRTEIYPFAEDKMRDKFGWVSKRKIGFAAVVGPDEMKERQVAFKNMSTGQQVKLPFGELPVELKRG from the coding sequence GGCGGGCGGACAAGCCGCAAAAGGGGCGGTACCGGGAATTTTACCAGTGTGACGTGGATATCGTCGGGCAGGAAGCGCCGCTGGCGGATGCGGAGCTGGTGGCGATGACGTATGAAGTTTTAACGGCGCTGGGATTTTCCAATTTTTCCATCCGTGTCAATCACCGCCAGATTCTTTCCGCCCTCGCCGAGTGGGCCGGGATTGCCAAGGAAAAACAGGGGGGATTTTTTTCGGCCTTGGACAAACTGGACAAGGTCGGGTTGGACGGAGTAAAAAAAGAGCTTGGAGAACAGGGATTGTCCCCGGAGGCCGCTAAAAAGATACTGCCGGTGATAGAGGCCAATTCGCTGGATTTTTTAAGGCAGGGTTTGGGGCATACCGAGAAAGGGAAGAAAGCGATCGAAGAAACCGAAACCCTTATGACATACTGCGCGCGTCTCGGAATTCCCGCCGAGGCCGCGGCTTTTGACGTTTCTCTGGCGCGGGGACTCGATTATTACACGGGACCGATTTTTGAAACCGTTTTGAGCGACGCCAAAATCGGCAGCGTCACCGGCGGGGGGCGGTACGACCATCTCATCGGGCTTTTTACCGGCAAAGAAGTGCCCGCCACGGGAAGTTCTTTCGGGCTGGAACGGATTATCGATGTGCTGGAGGAGAGAGGAAAGTTGGAAGAAGCAGCAGGCGTCACCCAAGCGGTCGTTTTGCCGTTTGATGAAGCGAGTTTGGTATACGGGCTGGAGGTTGCGGCTTTTCTGCGGAAGAAGAAGGTTCGGACGGAAATATATCCTTTTGCGGAGGATAAAATGCGGGACAAGTTTGGGTGGGTATCGAAAAGAAAAATCGGCTTTGCGGCTGTGGTGGGGCCAGATGAAATGAAGGAGCGGCAGGTGGCGTTCAAAAATATGTCCACCGGCCAGCAGGTGAAGCTGCCTTTTGGGGAATTGCCTGTGGAGTTGAAACGGGGTTAA
- a CDS encoding enoyl-CoA hydratase/isomerase family protein: MKYQNIFVEKEKHLARVVISRPPLNILDIATLGEMSKAFATLEKEKPLLVVFSGEGENFSAGVEIKEHFPKTVKKMLSAFHGFLRRIVGSNLITCAAADGYVFGGGCELAAACDFIFATPKSVFAQPEAAVGCFPPFAAAYFPVRMGHRAAAELILEGKSYSAEEAWQAGLVNRVADDLDGEIWKLYEKLAHFSPAVLRLAKKALAGPKAGMEARLKHSENIYLRELVRVKDMTEGLNAFLQKRTPVWSGK, from the coding sequence ATGAAGTATCAGAATATCTTCGTTGAAAAAGAAAAGCATCTGGCGAGGGTTGTCATCAGCCGCCCGCCGTTGAATATCCTCGATATTGCCACGTTAGGGGAAATGAGCAAGGCGTTTGCAACCTTGGAGAAGGAAAAACCGCTTTTGGTTGTCTTCTCGGGGGAGGGCGAAAATTTCTCGGCGGGGGTTGAGATAAAAGAGCATTTTCCAAAAACGGTCAAAAAGATGCTTTCGGCTTTTCATGGGTTTTTACGGCGCATCGTCGGGTCGAACCTGATTACCTGCGCGGCGGCGGATGGTTATGTTTTCGGCGGCGGGTGCGAACTGGCGGCGGCCTGTGATTTCATTTTTGCCACACCCAAATCGGTATTTGCTCAACCGGAAGCAGCGGTTGGATGTTTTCCGCCGTTTGCCGCCGCTTATTTCCCGGTTCGAATGGGGCATCGGGCGGCCGCGGAGCTGATTCTGGAAGGAAAAAGTTATTCGGCGGAAGAGGCATGGCAAGCCGGACTGGTCAACCGAGTGGCCGATGATTTGGACGGCGAGATATGGAAGCTTTATGAAAAGCTTGCGCATTTCAGTCCGGCGGTTTTGCGGCTTGCCAAGAAAGCTTTAGCGGGACCAAAGGCGGGTATGGAGGCAAGGCTTAAGCACTCGGAAAACATATACTTGCGGGAATTGGTTAGAGTAAAGGATATGACGGAGGGGTTGAACGCTTTTCTTCAAAAACGAACGCCGGTTTGGAGCGGAAAATGA
- a CDS encoding amidohydrolase family protein, with translation MKVIDCHVHIQPWNQLKPEVLVRMKNGRQDYDQIQKFIQSPDAFVEYLDSTGIAQAWIINYDSPDLMGFSFEVNRFCANYCKSHPKRLIPFGSVNPRTSKNVTEDLKKVMDWGIRGIKLHPPHQLFSPNDYLSSHRNLEELYRFCELKKLPVMFHTGTSIFPGARSRYGNPIPIDDVAVDFPNLKIILAHGGRPLWQQEAFFLVRRHPNVYLEISGIPPAKVLENFPRLEEIASKTLFGTDWPGPGVASIAKNIEDFKKLKLSDEARENILHKTAEQFFS, from the coding sequence ATGAAGGTTATCGACTGCCACGTGCACATCCAGCCGTGGAATCAATTGAAGCCGGAGGTTCTGGTGCGGATGAAAAACGGGCGGCAGGATTATGACCAGATACAAAAATTCATCCAGTCGCCGGACGCGTTCGTAGAGTACCTCGACTCAACCGGAATCGCCCAGGCTTGGATCATCAATTATGATTCCCCCGATTTGATGGGATTCTCGTTTGAGGTCAACCGGTTTTGCGCCAATTACTGCAAGAGTCATCCGAAACGGCTGATCCCGTTCGGGTCGGTCAACCCGCGAACTTCCAAAAACGTCACGGAGGATTTGAAGAAGGTAATGGACTGGGGAATTCGGGGAATCAAGTTGCACCCGCCGCATCAGCTTTTTTCACCCAATGATTACCTATCGTCCCACCGCAACTTGGAGGAATTATACCGGTTTTGCGAGCTGAAGAAACTGCCGGTGATGTTTCATACCGGCACTTCGATTTTTCCCGGCGCCCGCAGCCGGTACGGGAATCCGATTCCGATTGATGACGTGGCCGTAGATTTTCCGAACTTGAAAATCATCCTGGCGCACGGGGGACGACCGCTCTGGCAGCAGGAGGCATTCTTTTTAGTGCGGCGGCACCCCAACGTTTATCTCGAAATCTCGGGCATTCCGCCGGCGAAGGTTTTGGAGAATTTTCCGCGGCTGGAGGAAATCGCCTCAAAAACACTTTTCGGCACGGACTGGCCGGGGCCGGGAGTGGCTTCCATCGCCAAAAACATCGAGGATTTTAAGAAGCTAAAGCTCTCCGATGAGGCCAGGGAGAACATCCTGCACAAGACGGCGGAGCAGTTTTTCAGTTAG
- a CDS encoding saccharopine dehydrogenase C-terminal domain-containing protein yields MNLAVLGAGKMGRAIAFDFCRQPDVKKVTLLEGNRRILKEAAGFIKNSKLKAIHADLSSASHIARLTKGHSALASALPYFLNLAATRAAVQNRAHFVDLGGNDTVVAAQRKLDSSARKAGIAIIPEVGLAPGLASILAYGGMKQFDTVDEIHMRVGGLPLNPKPPLNYQEVFSLEGLINEYVEPAKILKEGRLAAAESMDGLEEIRFPDPFGKMEAFYTSGGAAALPEMLKGKVKELDYKTIRYPGHTEIIRAAVEMGLASQKEIVIGKMKVTPRAVWIKLLSELLPKTGPDVVLLRVWLDGVKAGRKMRLIYELVERADSKFTAMMKATAFPASVITLLLARGEISQTGALRQEEAVPLKKFIAELEARGLRVQTKLEEV; encoded by the coding sequence GTGAACTTGGCCGTTTTGGGAGCGGGAAAAATGGGGCGGGCAATCGCCTTCGATTTCTGCCGGCAGCCGGATGTAAAGAAAGTCACACTGTTGGAGGGAAACCGGAGGATTCTTAAAGAAGCGGCGGGCTTCATCAAAAACTCAAAACTGAAGGCCATTCACGCCGACCTCTCCAGTGCGTCCCATATAGCCCGTCTAACAAAAGGACATTCCGCCCTCGCTTCGGCGCTGCCGTATTTTTTGAACCTTGCCGCCACCCGCGCGGCCGTTCAAAACCGCGCCCACTTCGTTGATTTGGGAGGAAACGACACTGTTGTAGCCGCCCAAAGAAAATTGGATTCGTCCGCAAGAAAGGCCGGAATTGCCATAATTCCCGAAGTCGGCCTCGCCCCCGGTTTGGCCTCGATTTTGGCCTACGGTGGAATGAAGCAGTTCGATACCGTCGACGAAATCCATATGCGTGTGGGCGGCTTGCCCCTCAATCCCAAACCGCCGCTCAATTATCAGGAGGTCTTCTCCTTGGAGGGTTTGATCAACGAATACGTCGAGCCGGCCAAAATCCTGAAGGAAGGCCGGCTGGCCGCCGCGGAGTCGATGGACGGATTGGAGGAGATTCGCTTCCCCGACCCGTTCGGTAAAATGGAGGCCTTTTACACCTCCGGAGGCGCCGCCGCCCTGCCGGAAATGCTGAAGGGAAAAGTGAAAGAGCTGGACTATAAAACCATCCGCTACCCCGGCCACACCGAAATAATCCGCGCCGCTGTCGAGATGGGGCTTGCGTCACAGAAGGAGATTGTTATCGGCAAGATGAAAGTGACACCGCGGGCGGTATGGATTAAACTCTTGTCGGAACTCCTCCCCAAAACCGGCCCGGATGTCGTTCTGCTTCGCGTCTGGCTGGACGGCGTCAAGGCAGGAAGGAAAATGCGTTTGATCTATGAGTTGGTGGAAAGAGCCGATTCGAAATTCACCGCGATGATGAAGGCCACCGCCTTCCCCGCCTCCGTTATTACCCTTCTGTTGGCTCGTGGAGAGATTTCCCAAACCGGCGCCCTCCGTCAGGAAGAAGCCGTCCCCTTGAAAAAGTTTATTGCGGAATTGGAAGCCCGCGGCCTCCGCGTCCAGACCAAACTCGAAGAGGTTTGA
- a CDS encoding response regulator, with product MPKKNNDMQQFEHSLPGLGGPSFGGHEPLPPESRKGWLVVFSALAVLIFGIWAINVISSGLEIHSDREDLNQALQMESRLRDALLQLNRPANDVLENYQVEKERKLLAAYHRHYQNARSEFVAALSNEVPAAVIISQLDSSVTRLLEEAEKTLDAAARRERLRKGGAAERKIREMETLAGASMARMDRYCARALEILRTIEKKHQEERAKLMDAQSGLFKDLYLLAGISFSIGLFAVWLLMRVRVGQKRERSVSESLSQTLAEVKATEEALRQSNERFHLAASATSGVIYDWDIEKNRIIWTENITAVFGYKLQEVDPNFAWWEERVHPSDQARILTQIEENLAAGKDFIGEYRFRHKEGHYIDVWDKGRLVRDAAGRIKRMVGSMVDVSEQKRVEKALRAIAEGISSATGVNFFRSLVRHLATVLEVRYAFIGEVLEGSPERARTIAVWAGDGFMENFEYELAGTPCENVIGKGMEFYPREVQKHFPDDPILKDLNAESYLGTPLFDSAGKPLGVLGVLHTEPVADEFDLRSILGIFGVRAAAELERKHTEEALRQSEERFRSIFENASAGMVTVSPEGRFLQVNPAFCKWLGYSEKELLQMALFDVTHPDDFDKSRVALREVTVRGKSTVELEKRYVRRDGQLVWGHVSSAWLHSADGKPLYGVSLIQDVTERKRAVEELAMARDAALEQANLKSQFLANMSHEIRTPMNGVLGYLGLLSSRAFADEREMAEFIRGAKSSAESLLTLINDILDFSKIEAGKLSIESIEFDLRSVVEDTASLLAPKAEQKGLELACLVEFGVPLALKGDPTRLRQVLINLTGNAVKFTEKGEVVIRASLLAEDDKTARIRFSVKDTGIGIPAEKHHLLFQSFTQVDGSSTRRFGGTGLGLAISKQLVELMGGEIGFESEPGRGSEFWFEIPLSKNLAARPRIVSADIRNAAVLIVDDNTVNRDILCRMVESFGCRAFPAGNSAEGMRVLQKQLTLGDPIRIAIIDFQMPDENGEELARKIKSHPALQPTFLVLLTSVGTRGDAVRAKAAGFAAYLHKPVKQSQLLEAITAVLGRSKEREAEQPLITRHWLEEAKRGGSILVAEDNQVNRAVAEAVLSRAGYSVVSVKDGREAVEVLSAREFDLVLMDVQMPELDGLEATREIRKMAGPQAKIPIIAMTAHALSGDREKCLKAGMNDYVSKPIEPLELREVVERWMARRPLAPPVVAAKENNRRAAPVDWARLEQASGGDAAFRRQLIEVFLADCENRLGLLNEALRTKNFTRMEREAHSIKGASANFGASGLSRLAGELEEQAGKKSPAHCRNTLKQMAGEFEQVKGSLAAKGVVKG from the coding sequence ATGCCGAAAAAGAATAATGACATGCAGCAATTTGAACACAGCCTTCCCGGATTGGGAGGGCCCTCGTTTGGGGGGCACGAGCCCCTGCCTCCGGAAAGCCGGAAGGGATGGCTGGTAGTTTTTTCCGCGCTGGCCGTTTTAATCTTCGGCATCTGGGCGATTAACGTCATCAGCTCGGGATTGGAAATCCATTCCGACCGGGAGGATTTAAACCAGGCCTTGCAGATGGAAAGCCGGCTGCGGGATGCGCTTTTGCAGCTGAATCGGCCGGCCAACGACGTTTTGGAAAACTACCAGGTTGAAAAGGAACGGAAGCTTCTTGCGGCCTATCACCGGCACTACCAAAACGCCCGTTCCGAGTTTGTGGCCGCCTTGTCCAATGAGGTCCCGGCGGCTGTCATCATCAGCCAACTGGACAGCAGTGTGACCCGGCTTTTGGAGGAAGCTGAAAAGACCTTGGATGCGGCCGCAAGGAGGGAACGGCTGCGGAAGGGGGGGGCGGCGGAAAGAAAAATCCGGGAAATGGAGACTTTGGCCGGCGCCTCGATGGCCCGAATGGACCGGTATTGCGCCAGGGCGCTTGAAATCCTGCGAACGATCGAGAAAAAGCACCAAGAGGAACGGGCCAAGCTCATGGACGCCCAAAGCGGCCTCTTCAAGGATTTATACCTCTTGGCGGGGATCTCTTTTTCAATCGGCCTGTTCGCCGTCTGGCTTTTGATGCGGGTGCGGGTGGGGCAGAAGCGGGAACGGAGCGTCTCGGAGTCGCTTTCCCAGACGCTTGCGGAAGTGAAAGCCACGGAGGAGGCGCTGCGGCAGTCCAACGAGCGTTTTCACCTGGCCGCCTCGGCCACCAGCGGCGTGATTTATGACTGGGACATAGAAAAGAACAGGATTATATGGACCGAAAATATAACCGCCGTTTTTGGCTACAAACTGCAAGAGGTTGATCCGAACTTCGCCTGGTGGGAGGAACGGGTGCATCCCTCCGATCAGGCCCGCATCCTGACCCAAATCGAGGAGAACCTGGCGGCCGGGAAGGACTTTATCGGGGAGTACCGGTTTCGCCACAAGGAAGGGCATTACATCGACGTATGGGACAAGGGGCGTTTGGTGCGGGACGCCGCCGGCCGGATCAAGCGGATGGTCGGCAGCATGGTGGATGTTTCCGAGCAAAAACGGGTGGAAAAGGCCCTGCGGGCCATTGCCGAGGGAATCTCGTCGGCCACCGGCGTCAACTTTTTCCGTTCCCTGGTCCGCCACCTGGCGACGGTGCTCGAGGTCCGCTACGCCTTTATCGGCGAAGTACTGGAGGGAAGTCCGGAACGGGCCCGCACCATCGCCGTCTGGGCGGGGGACGGGTTTATGGAAAACTTTGAGTACGAACTGGCCGGGACGCCCTGCGAAAACGTGATCGGGAAGGGGATGGAGTTTTATCCCCGCGAAGTGCAGAAACACTTTCCGGACGACCCGATCCTGAAGGATTTGAACGCCGAAAGCTACCTTGGGACCCCGCTTTTTGATTCCGCCGGCAAGCCGCTCGGCGTTCTGGGCGTTTTGCACACCGAGCCGGTGGCGGACGAGTTCGACTTGCGCTCCATCCTCGGCATCTTCGGCGTGCGGGCCGCCGCCGAGCTGGAGCGGAAGCACACGGAGGAGGCATTGCGGCAGAGCGAAGAGCGTTTTCGCTCGATATTTGAGAACGCCTCGGCCGGGATGGTTACAGTAAGCCCCGAGGGCCGCTTCCTGCAGGTCAACCCGGCGTTCTGCAAGTGGCTGGGATACTCGGAAAAAGAATTGTTGCAAATGGCCCTGTTCGATGTTACCCATCCGGATGACTTCGACAAATCCCGGGTGGCTTTACGAGAAGTAACCGTTAGGGGAAAATCGACCGTCGAATTGGAAAAACGCTACGTCCGAAGAGACGGACAATTGGTTTGGGGGCACGTGTCGTCGGCTTGGCTGCACAGTGCAGATGGCAAACCTCTATACGGGGTCTCCCTGATTCAGGACGTTACCGAGCGGAAACGGGCTGTGGAGGAACTGGCCATGGCCCGGGATGCCGCACTGGAGCAGGCCAACTTGAAAAGCCAGTTTCTGGCCAACATGAGCCACGAAATCCGCACGCCGATGAACGGAGTTCTGGGCTATCTGGGGCTTCTTTCCAGCCGGGCCTTTGCTGACGAGCGGGAGATGGCCGAGTTCATCCGCGGGGCCAAAAGTTCCGCCGAATCTCTTCTAACCCTCATCAATGACATTCTGGATTTCTCCAAAATCGAGGCGGGGAAGCTTTCCATCGAGTCGATCGAGTTCGATTTGCGCTCCGTGGTGGAGGATACCGCCTCCCTTCTGGCTCCCAAAGCGGAACAGAAGGGGCTGGAGCTGGCCTGTCTGGTGGAGTTCGGCGTTCCGCTCGCCTTGAAAGGGGATCCCACCCGGCTGCGCCAGGTGCTCATAAACCTCACGGGTAACGCCGTCAAGTTCACAGAGAAGGGGGAGGTCGTCATCCGCGCCAGCTTGCTGGCGGAGGATGATAAGACCGCACGCATCCGCTTTTCGGTCAAGGACACCGGGATCGGCATTCCGGCAGAAAAGCACCATTTGCTTTTCCAGAGCTTCACCCAAGTGGATGGCTCCTCCACGCGGCGCTTCGGGGGAACCGGTCTGGGCCTGGCCATTTCCAAGCAATTGGTGGAGCTGATGGGGGGGGAGATCGGGTTTGAAAGCGAGCCGGGCAGGGGGAGCGAATTCTGGTTCGAAATACCCCTTTCCAAAAACCTGGCCGCCCGTCCCCGGATCGTCAGCGCGGATATCCGCAACGCAGCCGTTTTGATTGTGGACGACAACACCGTGAACCGGGACATTCTCTGCCGGATGGTGGAGTCGTTCGGCTGCCGGGCCTTTCCCGCCGGAAATTCGGCCGAGGGGATGAGGGTTCTGCAAAAACAGCTGACGCTGGGGGATCCCATCCGCATCGCCATCATCGATTTTCAGATGCCGGATGAAAACGGGGAGGAACTGGCAAGAAAAATAAAATCCCATCCGGCCTTGCAGCCGACTTTTCTCGTTCTTCTAACCTCCGTGGGGACGAGGGGGGACGCCGTCCGGGCCAAGGCGGCCGGGTTTGCCGCCTACTTGCACAAGCCGGTGAAGCAATCCCAACTATTGGAGGCGATAACGGCGGTTTTGGGGCGTTCGAAAGAAAGGGAGGCCGAGCAGCCGCTGATTACCCGTCACTGGCTGGAGGAGGCCAAACGGGGGGGGAGCATTCTCGTCGCCGAGGACAACCAGGTCAACCGGGCGGTGGCGGAGGCCGTGCTTTCACGGGCGGGCTATTCGGTCGTTTCCGTCAAGGACGGGCGGGAGGCGGTGGAGGTTTTATCCGCGCGGGAGTTTGATTTGGTTTTGATGGATGTGCAGATGCCGGAACTGGACGGGCTGGAAGCCACGCGGGAGATCCGAAAGATGGCGGGGCCGCAGGCCAAAATTCCCATCATCGCCATGACCGCGCATGCCCTTTCCGGCGACCGGGAAAAATGCCTGAAGGCGGGAATGAACGACTATGTATCCAAGCCGATCGAACCTTTGGAATTACGGGAGGTGGTCGAGCGCTGGATGGCCCGCCGGCCCCTCGCTCCTCCGGTTGTGGCGGCAAAGGAGAACAACCGAAGGGCGGCGCCGGTGGACTGGGCCCGGCTGGAGCAGGCCTCCGGCGGAGATGCCGCCTTTCGCCGGCAGTTAATCGAGGTTTTTCTGGCGGACTGCGAAAACCGCCTGGGTCTTTTGAACGAAGCGCTGCGGACGAAAAATTTCACCCGGATGGAGCGGGAGGCGCATTCCATCAAAGGGGCTTCCGCCAATTTCGGGGCATCCGGGCTTTCGCGTCTGGCCGGGGAACTGGAAGAGCAGGCGGGAAAAAAATCGCCGGCCCACTGCCGCAACACGCTCAAACAGATGGCCGGGGAGTTTGAACAGGTAAAAGGGAGTTTAGCCGCAAAGGGGGTGGTCAAAGGATGA
- a CDS encoding response regulator transcription factor, which yields MKILVAEDDAVSRLILEKTLTGWGHAVAACDNGAAGWSLYRSGEFRLVILDWMMPEMDGPELCRKIRSLKRSDYTYLILLTAKTGKENFLEGMEAGADDYLTKPFDADELKVRLHVAERILSLQADIQTLRGILPICAWCKKIRSDKALWQTAEEYLKSHTEVDFSHSICPECAEKQKELLVERKK from the coding sequence ATGAAGATACTGGTGGCGGAAGATGACGCCGTTTCGCGGCTGATTTTGGAAAAAACGCTGACCGGCTGGGGGCATGCGGTTGCCGCCTGCGACAACGGCGCGGCGGGCTGGTCCCTTTACCGCTCGGGGGAGTTCCGGTTGGTGATCCTGGATTGGATGATGCCGGAGATGGACGGGCCGGAGCTTTGCCGGAAAATTCGTTCCCTCAAGCGTTCCGATTACACCTATCTCATCCTGCTCACCGCCAAGACCGGCAAGGAGAATTTTCTGGAGGGGATGGAGGCGGGGGCGGACGACTATTTAACCAAGCCGTTTGATGCCGATGAGTTGAAAGTCCGCCTGCATGTAGCGGAGCGGATTTTGTCCCTGCAGGCGGACATCCAGACGCTGCGCGGGATTTTGCCCATCTGCGCCTGGTGCAAAAAAATTCGCAGCGACAAGGCCCTCTGGCAGACGGCGGAAGAATATCTCAAGTCCCATACGGAAGTGGATTTCAGCCATTCCATCTGCCCGGAGTGCGCGGAGAAACAGAAAGAACTGCTGGTGGAAAGGAAAAAGTAA